A section of the Clostridium omnivorum genome encodes:
- a CDS encoding amino acid permease — protein MSNKIFRVKPINQLLQDGEGGKSLNKVLGSFELTMLGVGAIIGTGIFVLTGVAAANYSGPALILSFIISGLACAFAGLCYAEFAAMVPVAGSAYTYGYAALGEIWAWIIGWDLILEYAVAIAAVAIGWSGYIVNLLSSIGINLPKQLINAPGVNGGVINLPAILIIAVITGLLIIGVKESTTVNNIMVGIKLIVVLLFIILGVTHIKPANWTPFMPYGWKGVFQGASIIFFAYIGFDAVSTAAEEVKNPQKDLPRGIILSLIICTILYIVVSAILTGMVPYIQFKETSAPVAFALQQIGINWGSALVSVGAVCGITSVLLVMMFGQTRVFFAMSRDGLLPKVFGEVHSKFRTPVKSTVLVGIVTALMAGFTPIGIVAELTNIGTLAAFMIVSAAVIVLRKKRPDLKRSFKCPMVPAVPIMAILFCGYLIYSLPRITQYRFIAWLAIGLVVYFIYGIKHSTIEKYENAVENEEVS, from the coding sequence ATGAGCAACAAGATTTTTAGAGTAAAGCCAATTAATCAGCTCTTGCAAGATGGAGAGGGTGGAAAATCATTAAATAAGGTACTGGGTTCTTTCGAGCTTACAATGTTAGGTGTTGGAGCTATTATTGGAACTGGAATATTTGTTTTAACTGGAGTTGCAGCAGCAAATTATTCAGGTCCTGCACTTATTTTATCCTTTATAATTTCAGGTCTTGCTTGTGCTTTTGCAGGATTGTGCTATGCGGAATTTGCAGCTATGGTTCCTGTAGCTGGTAGTGCTTATACTTATGGATATGCTGCTCTAGGAGAAATTTGGGCTTGGATCATAGGCTGGGATTTAATTCTGGAATATGCTGTAGCCATAGCTGCTGTAGCTATTGGATGGTCTGGATATATCGTTAATCTTTTGAGTTCAATAGGTATCAATTTACCAAAACAACTAATTAATGCACCAGGAGTAAATGGAGGGGTTATTAATCTTCCGGCTATTTTGATAATAGCAGTTATTACAGGACTTTTAATTATTGGAGTAAAAGAGAGTACCACTGTAAACAACATTATGGTGGGTATAAAATTGATAGTTGTGCTTCTATTTATTATACTAGGAGTAACACATATAAAACCTGCAAACTGGACTCCTTTTATGCCATATGGTTGGAAGGGTGTATTTCAAGGAGCTTCAATAATATTCTTTGCTTATATAGGTTTCGATGCAGTTTCAACAGCTGCAGAAGAGGTTAAAAATCCTCAAAAGGATTTACCTAGAGGAATAATATTATCTTTAATTATATGTACTATACTATATATTGTTGTATCAGCTATACTTACTGGTATGGTTCCATATATTCAATTTAAAGAAACATCTGCGCCAGTTGCTTTTGCATTACAGCAAATTGGAATAAATTGGGGTTCTGCATTAGTATCTGTTGGTGCGGTTTGTGGTATAACTTCAGTTTTGCTAGTAATGATGTTCGGTCAAACAAGAGTATTCTTTGCTATGTCAAGAGATGGATTGCTTCCTAAGGTTTTTGGAGAAGTGCATTCAAAGTTTAGAACTCCTGTAAAAAGTACAGTTTTAGTTGGAATAGTTACAGCTCTTATGGCTGGATTTACTCCAATTGGCATAGTGGCTGAACTAACTAATATTGGTACTTTAGCTGCATTTATGATTGTTTCAGCGGCTGTAATTGTTTTAAGAAAGAAAAGACCTGATTTAAAAAGAAGCTTCAAATGCCCTATGGTGCCAGCGGTGCCAATTATGGCTATACTATTCTGTGGATATCTTATATATTCACTTCCGCGTATAACTCAATATAGATTCATAGCTTGGCTTGCTATAGGCTTGGTTGTGTATTTTATATATGGAATAAAGCATAGTACTATAGAAAAGTATGAAAATGCTGTGGAAAATGAAGAGGTAAGCTAG